Proteins from a genomic interval of Burkholderia cepacia GG4:
- a CDS encoding methylglyoxal synthase, with amino-acid sequence MSKPRIALIAHDAKKDEIVALAGRYRETLAQCRLVATGTTGGRIAAAHGLEVERKLSGPCGGDLQIGAELVDGRVDIVVFLRDPMTAQPHDPDITALVRACDVHDVPVATNVATARMLLDDLARNMQDVC; translated from the coding sequence ATGAGCAAACCCCGCATTGCATTGATTGCGCACGACGCGAAGAAGGACGAGATCGTCGCGCTCGCGGGCCGGTACCGCGAGACGCTGGCGCAATGCCGGCTGGTCGCGACGGGCACGACGGGCGGCCGCATCGCCGCCGCGCACGGGCTCGAGGTCGAGCGCAAGCTGTCGGGGCCGTGCGGCGGCGACCTGCAGATCGGTGCGGAACTGGTCGACGGCCGTGTCGACATCGTCGTGTTCCTGCGCGACCCGATGACCGCGCAGCCGCACGATCCGGACATCACCGCGCTGGTGCGCGCGTGCGACGTGCACGACGTGCCGGTTGCGACCAACGTCGCGACCGCGCGGATGCTGCTCGACGATCTGGCGCGGAACATGCAGGACGTTTGCTAG
- a CDS encoding DUF333 domain-containing protein, which yields MSVRLVVICALALTAPGAFAQPLPPGQQPSAPQAALANPASANCVKLGGRHVIRNLPRGQVGMCVFQDGRVCDEWALYRDDRCVGGGDAKRVSN from the coding sequence ATGTCCGTCCGTCTGGTCGTCATCTGTGCGCTGGCGCTGACTGCGCCCGGCGCGTTCGCTCAGCCGCTGCCGCCCGGGCAGCAGCCTTCGGCGCCGCAGGCGGCGCTCGCCAATCCCGCATCGGCCAATTGCGTGAAGCTCGGCGGCCGCCACGTGATCCGCAACCTGCCGCGCGGGCAGGTCGGGATGTGCGTCTTCCAGGACGGCCGCGTGTGCGACGAATGGGCGCTGTACCGCGACGACCGCTGCGTCGGCGGTGGCGACGCCAAGCGCGTGTCGAACTGA
- a CDS encoding sensor histidine kinase: MNRPDPDQLLDKLQRDEEKQRRGQLKIFFGASAGVGKTYAMLQAARQRLQDGVDVVVGIVETHGRGETAALLNGLDVLPLARIDYRGRTLAEFDLDGALARAPQLILVDELAHSNVQGARHLKRWQDVYELLDAGIDVYTTVNVQHLESLNDVVGAITGIRVWETVPDRVFDAADEVTLVDLPAEELLERMHDGKVYLAQQAERAVRNFFRKGNLIALRELALRRTADRVDAQMREYRADRSIQRIWQARERLLVCVGPGPEAPTLVRAAARLAASVKADWIAVYVETPRLQRLPDARRQRTLDALKLAVELGAETATLAGDDAVAALIGYAKVRNVSKIVAGGSPKVGLARRFARPFGEKLAERAGDVDLMLIRASASDEVRAAPLDARARDWRDAFAQFGLRRSPPRHYLYAAAICAAITGVASIVAQRLDLTNLVMLYLLGVVFSAVRLGRGPGVLQSFLSVAAFDYFFVPPRMSFSVSDTQYLLTFFGMLLTSLVISHLTSTLTRQASIAQRRERRTGAIYAMARELGAALTTEQIVEIGSRHVGEVFRARVAFLLPDSADQVRQKIEEPDAAVTLTGADLDCDVGQWVYDQQKPAGRGTDTLPATAALYLPLKAPMRTRGVLAVASREPRELEVPEQLRMLDAFAAQIALALERVHYVEIARDALVNMESERLRNSLLSAISHDLRTPLTTIVGFSSMLANARAAAPHTPAGDTAAERSAQREGELVDAIHDEALRMTGIVTNLLDMARLQAGSLQLKRQWSLLEETVGAALAACKRVLAHHPARVSLPADLPLLQMDAVLMERLFTNLFENAAKYTPADAPIDVGAERVTDDGQPFVRVHVDDHGPGLPAGMETRIFDKFTRGEKESATPGIGLGLAICRAIVDAHGGRIGALNRTAPDGRVTGARFWFTLPVETPPAVPAVPDEDLDAPGGASPSEPLPDHE, encoded by the coding sequence ATGAACCGCCCCGATCCCGACCAACTCCTCGACAAGCTGCAGCGAGACGAAGAAAAGCAGCGGCGCGGACAGCTCAAGATCTTCTTCGGCGCGTCCGCCGGCGTCGGCAAGACCTACGCGATGCTGCAGGCCGCGCGCCAGCGCCTGCAGGACGGCGTCGACGTCGTCGTCGGCATCGTCGAGACCCACGGCCGCGGCGAAACCGCCGCGCTGCTCAACGGTCTCGACGTGCTGCCGCTCGCACGCATCGACTATCGCGGCCGCACGCTCGCCGAATTCGATCTCGACGGCGCGCTCGCGCGCGCACCGCAGCTGATCCTCGTCGACGAGCTCGCGCATTCGAACGTGCAGGGCGCACGCCACCTGAAGCGCTGGCAGGACGTCTACGAACTGCTCGACGCGGGCATCGACGTGTACACGACCGTCAACGTCCAGCATCTGGAAAGCCTGAACGACGTGGTCGGCGCGATTACCGGCATCCGCGTGTGGGAGACCGTGCCCGACCGCGTGTTCGACGCGGCCGACGAGGTCACGCTGGTCGACCTGCCGGCCGAGGAACTGCTCGAGCGGATGCACGACGGCAAGGTGTATCTCGCGCAGCAGGCCGAGCGCGCGGTGCGCAACTTCTTCCGCAAGGGCAACCTGATCGCGCTGCGCGAGCTGGCGCTGCGCCGCACGGCCGACCGCGTCGACGCGCAGATGCGCGAATACCGGGCCGACCGTTCGATCCAGCGGATCTGGCAGGCGCGCGAGCGGCTGCTCGTCTGCGTCGGGCCCGGCCCCGAAGCGCCGACGCTCGTGCGCGCGGCCGCGCGGCTCGCCGCGAGCGTGAAGGCCGACTGGATCGCCGTGTACGTCGAGACGCCGCGGCTGCAGCGGCTGCCCGACGCGCGGCGGCAGCGTACGCTCGATGCGCTGAAGCTCGCGGTCGAGCTCGGCGCGGAGACGGCCACGCTCGCCGGCGACGATGCGGTCGCTGCGCTGATCGGCTATGCGAAGGTACGCAACGTGTCGAAGATCGTCGCGGGCGGCTCGCCGAAGGTCGGACTCGCACGCCGCTTCGCGCGGCCGTTCGGCGAGAAGCTGGCCGAACGCGCGGGCGACGTCGACCTGATGCTGATCCGCGCGTCAGCGAGTGACGAAGTGCGCGCGGCGCCGCTCGACGCGCGCGCACGCGACTGGCGCGATGCGTTCGCGCAATTCGGCTTGCGGCGTTCGCCGCCGCGTCACTACCTGTACGCGGCCGCGATCTGCGCGGCGATCACGGGTGTCGCGAGCATCGTGGCGCAGCGGCTCGACCTCACGAACCTCGTGATGCTGTACCTGCTCGGCGTCGTGTTCTCGGCCGTGCGGCTCGGGCGCGGCCCGGGCGTGCTGCAGTCGTTCCTGTCGGTCGCCGCGTTCGATTACTTCTTCGTGCCGCCCCGCATGTCGTTCTCGGTCAGCGACACGCAATACCTGCTGACTTTCTTCGGGATGCTGCTGACCTCGCTCGTGATCAGCCACCTGACGTCGACGCTGACGCGCCAGGCGAGCATTGCGCAGCGCCGCGAGCGCCGCACCGGCGCGATCTATGCGATGGCGCGCGAGCTCGGCGCGGCGCTGACGACCGAGCAGATCGTCGAGATCGGCAGCCGCCATGTGGGCGAGGTGTTCCGCGCGCGCGTCGCGTTCCTGCTGCCCGACAGTGCGGACCAGGTGCGGCAGAAGATCGAGGAACCCGACGCGGCCGTCACGCTGACGGGCGCGGATCTCGACTGCGACGTCGGCCAGTGGGTGTACGACCAGCAGAAGCCGGCCGGCCGTGGCACCGACACGCTGCCCGCGACCGCCGCGCTGTACCTGCCGCTGAAGGCGCCGATGCGCACGCGCGGCGTGCTCGCGGTCGCGTCGCGCGAGCCGCGCGAACTCGAGGTGCCCGAGCAGCTGCGGATGCTCGATGCGTTTGCCGCGCAGATCGCGCTCGCGCTCGAGCGCGTGCACTACGTCGAGATCGCGCGCGACGCGCTCGTCAACATGGAATCCGAGCGGCTGCGCAACTCGCTGTTGTCGGCCATCTCGCACGACCTGCGCACGCCGCTCACGACGATCGTCGGCTTCTCGTCGATGCTCGCGAACGCTCGCGCGGCCGCGCCGCACACGCCGGCCGGCGATACGGCGGCCGAGCGTTCCGCGCAGCGCGAAGGCGAGCTCGTCGACGCGATCCACGACGAGGCGCTGCGGATGACGGGGATCGTCACGAACCTGCTCGACATGGCGCGGCTGCAGGCCGGCAGCCTGCAGCTCAAGCGCCAGTGGTCGCTGCTCGAGGAGACCGTCGGCGCCGCGCTCGCCGCCTGCAAGCGCGTGCTCGCGCACCATCCTGCACGCGTGTCGCTGCCGGCCGACCTGCCGCTATTGCAGATGGACGCGGTGCTGATGGAGCGGCTGTTCACCAACCTGTTCGAGAACGCGGCGAAGTACACGCCGGCCGATGCGCCGATCGACGTCGGCGCGGAACGCGTGACCGACGACGGGCAACCGTTCGTGCGCGTGCACGTCGACGATCACGGCCCGGGCCTGCCGGCCGGGATGGAAACGCGCATCTTCGACAAGTTCACGCGCGGCGAGAAGGAATCGGCGACACCGGGCATCGGGCTCGGCCTTGCCATCTGCCGCGCGATCGTCGACGCGCACGGCGGTAGAATCGGCGCGCTCAACCGTACCGCGCCCGACGGCCGCGTGACGGGCGCGCGTTTCTGGTTCACGCTGCCGGTGGAGACGCCGCCGGCCGTGCCAGCCGTACCCGACGAAGACCTCGACGCGCCCGGCGGAGCGTCCCCATCCGAGCCATTGCCAGACCATGAGTGA
- a CDS encoding quinone oxidoreductase family protein translates to MPKAIRYDQAGGPEVMKWVDVEVSEPQAGQVRVKQHAVGLNYIDVYFRTGLYPQPLPAGLGMEAAGEVTAVGDDVTAFKPGDRVAYVWSSPGAYAQERVLPADRLVKLPDGISYDEAASVMLQGLTAHYLLRRTYPVKAGDTILIHAAAGGVGLLVCQWAKALGATVIGTVGSDEKAELAKAHGCDHPIVYTRENFTQRVRAITNDALVPVVYDSIGKDTYIGSLDCLAPLGLFVSFGNASGPLPAIDSKEFSSRGSLFFTRPTLFSYIAKRADLEAAAAELFDVILSGKVKTSINQRYPLAEVGRAHADLESRKTTGSTILVP, encoded by the coding sequence ATGCCGAAAGCAATCCGATACGACCAGGCGGGCGGACCGGAGGTGATGAAGTGGGTCGACGTCGAGGTCAGCGAGCCGCAGGCGGGCCAGGTCCGCGTCAAGCAGCATGCGGTCGGGCTCAACTATATCGACGTGTATTTCCGCACCGGCCTCTATCCGCAGCCGTTGCCCGCCGGGCTCGGGATGGAGGCGGCCGGCGAGGTGACGGCGGTCGGCGATGACGTGACCGCGTTCAAGCCCGGCGACCGCGTCGCCTATGTGTGGTCGTCGCCCGGCGCGTACGCGCAGGAGCGCGTGCTGCCCGCCGATCGCCTCGTCAAGCTGCCGGACGGCATCAGCTACGACGAAGCGGCGTCGGTGATGCTGCAGGGCCTGACCGCGCACTACCTGCTGCGCCGCACGTATCCGGTCAAGGCCGGCGACACGATCCTGATCCATGCCGCGGCGGGCGGCGTCGGCCTGCTGGTCTGCCAGTGGGCGAAGGCGCTCGGCGCAACGGTGATCGGCACGGTCGGCTCCGACGAGAAGGCCGAACTCGCGAAAGCGCACGGCTGCGACCACCCGATCGTCTACACGCGCGAGAACTTCACGCAGCGCGTGAGGGCGATCACGAACGATGCGCTCGTGCCGGTCGTCTACGATTCGATCGGCAAGGACACCTACATCGGTTCGCTCGACTGCCTCGCGCCGCTTGGGCTGTTCGTCAGCTTCGGCAATGCATCGGGCCCGCTGCCGGCGATCGACTCGAAGGAGTTCTCGTCGCGCGGCTCGCTGTTCTTCACGCGGCCGACGCTGTTCTCGTACATCGCGAAGCGCGCCGATCTCGAAGCCGCGGCCGCCGAGCTGTTCGACGTGATCCTGTCGGGCAAGGTGAAGACGAGCATCAACCAGCGCTATCCGCTCGCGGAAGTCGGCCGCGCGCATGCCGACCTCGAGTCGCGCAAGACGACCGGCTCGACGATCCTCGTTCCCTGA
- the sugE gene encoding quaternary ammonium compound efflux SMR transporter SugE translates to MAWVLLLIAGLLEVAWAAGMKSSEGFTKLGPSVFTIVTALASFGLLAVAMRQLPLGTAYAVWTGIGAVGAFVFGIVMMGEALTVARVASASLIVFGLIGLKLSSAA, encoded by the coding sequence ATGGCGTGGGTATTGTTGTTGATCGCCGGTTTGCTGGAAGTGGCCTGGGCGGCCGGCATGAAATCGTCCGAGGGTTTCACGAAACTCGGACCGTCGGTGTTTACGATCGTGACGGCGCTGGCCAGCTTCGGGCTGCTCGCGGTCGCGATGCGCCAGTTGCCGCTCGGCACGGCGTATGCGGTGTGGACGGGCATCGGCGCGGTCGGCGCGTTCGTGTTCGGCATCGTGATGATGGGCGAGGCGCTGACCGTCGCCCGGGTCGCGAGCGCGTCGCTGATCGTGTTCGGGCTGATTGGCCTGAAGCTGTCGTCGGCCGCCTGA
- the kdpE gene encoding two-component system response regulator KdpE, with the protein MSEPSLTVVLIEDEKQIRRFVRAALEEEDIAVFEAETGKQGLIDAATRKPDLVIVDLGLPDTDGLDVIRELRGWSEVPVIVLSARTQEEEKVAALDAGADDYLTKPFGVSELRARIRAQLRRRNQGGANESPKVSFGSVTVDLALRQVWRDGEIVHLTPLEYRLLATLVRHAGRVLTHRQLLRDVWGPSHVESHHYLRIYMAHLRQKLERDPAQPEHIVTETGVGYRLVGAA; encoded by the coding sequence ATGAGTGAACCGAGCCTGACCGTCGTCCTGATCGAGGACGAAAAACAGATCCGCCGCTTTGTGCGCGCCGCGCTCGAAGAGGAGGACATCGCCGTGTTCGAGGCGGAGACGGGCAAGCAGGGGCTGATCGACGCGGCGACGCGCAAGCCCGATCTCGTGATCGTCGATCTCGGCCTGCCCGATACCGACGGGCTCGACGTGATCCGCGAACTGCGCGGCTGGTCCGAGGTGCCGGTGATCGTGCTGTCGGCGCGCACGCAGGAAGAGGAGAAGGTCGCCGCGCTCGACGCGGGCGCCGACGACTACCTGACCAAGCCGTTCGGCGTGTCCGAGCTGCGCGCGCGCATCCGCGCGCAACTGCGCCGGCGCAACCAGGGCGGCGCGAACGAGTCGCCGAAGGTCAGCTTCGGCAGCGTGACCGTCGATCTTGCGCTGCGCCAGGTGTGGCGCGACGGCGAGATCGTGCACCTGACGCCGCTCGAGTACCGGCTGCTCGCGACGCTCGTGCGGCACGCGGGGCGCGTGCTCACGCACCGCCAGCTGCTGCGCGACGTGTGGGGGCCGTCGCATGTCGAGAGCCATCACTATCTGCGCATCTACATGGCGCATCTGCGCCAGAAACTCGAGCGCGATCCCGCGCAGCCCGAGCACATCGTGACCGAAACCGGTGTCGGCTATCGGCTCGTCGGCGCCGCGTGA
- the kdpB gene encoding potassium-transporting ATPase subunit KdpB, which yields MTQHSATRSMFDPALVRPAIVDSFKKLTPRTQFRNPVMFCVYVGSILTTVLWIAALSGQAEAPAGFILAIALWLWFTVLFANFAEALAEGRSKAQAASLRSAKRDVMAKKLNEPHPKSPIRITTASDLRKGDVVLVEAGDVIPADGEVIDGVASVDESAITGESAPVIRESGGDFSSVTGGTRVLSDWIVVKVTANPGEAFLDRMIAMVEGAKRKKTPNEVALTILLVALTIVMLLATATLLPFSMFSVEAMKAGHVVTITALVALLVCLIPTTIGGLLSAIGVAGMSRMMQANVIATSGRAVEAAGDVDVLLLDKTGTITLGNRQASMFVPAPGVTEEALADAAQLSSLADETPEGRSIVVLAKERFNIRQRDMAQLHATFLGFSAQTRMSGVDLPGREIRKGAADAIRRYVETHGSRFPEEVRRAVDDVARRGSTPLVVADLHDGVARVLGVIELKDIVKGGIRERFAELRKMGIKTVMVTGDNRLTAAAIAAEAGVDDFLAEATPETKLATIREHQAAGRLVAMTGDGTNDAPALAQADVAVAMNTGTQAAKEAGNMVDLDSNPTKLIEIVEIGKQMLMTRGSLTTFSIANDIAKYFAIIPAAFVTTYPQLRVLDIMHLTSPASAILSAVIFNALIIVALIPLALKGVTYRPLGAASLLRRNLLVYGLGGVLLPFPFIKLIDMTLAVLGWA from the coding sequence ATGACTCAACATTCCGCAACACGGTCCATGTTCGATCCGGCGCTGGTGCGTCCGGCGATCGTGGACTCGTTCAAGAAACTCACGCCGCGCACGCAGTTCCGCAACCCGGTGATGTTCTGCGTGTATGTCGGCAGCATCCTCACCACGGTTCTGTGGATCGCGGCACTCTCCGGCCAGGCCGAGGCGCCCGCGGGCTTCATCCTCGCGATCGCGCTGTGGCTGTGGTTCACGGTGCTGTTCGCGAACTTCGCCGAAGCGCTTGCCGAAGGGCGCTCGAAGGCGCAGGCCGCGTCGCTGCGCAGCGCGAAGCGTGACGTGATGGCGAAGAAGCTCAACGAGCCGCACCCGAAGTCGCCGATCCGCATCACGACCGCGTCCGATCTGCGCAAGGGCGACGTCGTGCTGGTCGAGGCCGGCGACGTGATCCCGGCCGACGGCGAGGTGATCGACGGCGTCGCATCGGTCGACGAATCGGCGATCACCGGCGAATCCGCGCCGGTGATCCGCGAATCGGGCGGCGACTTCTCGTCGGTGACGGGCGGCACGCGCGTGCTGTCCGACTGGATCGTCGTGAAGGTCACCGCGAACCCCGGCGAGGCGTTCCTCGACCGGATGATCGCGATGGTCGAAGGCGCAAAGCGCAAGAAGACGCCGAACGAGGTCGCGCTGACGATCCTGCTCGTCGCGCTGACGATCGTGATGCTGCTCGCGACCGCGACGCTGCTGCCGTTCTCGATGTTCTCGGTCGAAGCCATGAAGGCCGGCCACGTGGTGACGATCACCGCGCTCGTCGCGCTGCTGGTGTGCCTGATCCCGACCACGATCGGCGGTTTGCTGTCCGCGATCGGCGTGGCCGGGATGAGCCGGATGATGCAGGCGAACGTGATCGCGACGTCGGGCCGCGCGGTGGAAGCGGCCGGTGACGTCGACGTGCTGCTGCTCGACAAGACCGGCACGATCACGCTCGGCAACCGCCAGGCGTCGATGTTCGTGCCCGCGCCGGGCGTGACCGAGGAGGCGCTGGCCGACGCCGCGCAGCTGTCGTCGCTCGCCGACGAAACGCCGGAAGGCCGCAGCATCGTCGTGCTCGCGAAGGAACGCTTCAACATCCGCCAGCGCGACATGGCGCAACTGCATGCGACGTTCCTCGGCTTTTCCGCGCAGACGAGGATGAGCGGCGTCGACTTGCCCGGGCGCGAGATCCGCAAGGGCGCGGCCGATGCGATTCGCCGCTATGTCGAGACTCACGGCAGCCGTTTCCCCGAAGAAGTGCGCCGCGCAGTCGACGACGTCGCGCGCCGCGGCAGCACGCCGCTCGTCGTGGCCGACCTGCATGACGGCGTGGCGCGCGTGCTCGGCGTGATCGAGCTGAAGGACATCGTGAAAGGCGGCATCAGGGAGCGCTTCGCGGAACTGCGCAAGATGGGCATCAAGACCGTGATGGTGACGGGCGACAACCGGCTGACGGCCGCGGCGATCGCGGCGGAAGCAGGGGTCGACGATTTCCTCGCGGAAGCGACGCCGGAAACCAAGCTCGCGACGATCCGCGAGCACCAGGCGGCCGGGCGGCTTGTCGCGATGACGGGCGACGGCACCAACGACGCGCCGGCGCTGGCGCAGGCCGACGTGGCGGTGGCGATGAACACCGGCACGCAGGCGGCGAAGGAGGCCGGCAACATGGTCGACCTCGACTCGAACCCGACCAAGCTGATCGAGATCGTCGAGATCGGCAAGCAGATGCTGATGACGCGCGGCTCGCTGACGACCTTCTCGATCGCGAACGACATTGCGAAGTACTTCGCGATCATCCCGGCCGCGTTCGTGACGACCTACCCGCAACTGCGCGTGCTCGACATCATGCATTTGACGTCGCCGGCATCGGCGATCCTGTCGGCGGTGATCTTCAACGCGCTGATCATCGTCGCGCTGATCCCGCTCGCGCTGAAGGGCGTCACCTACCGGCCGCTCGGCGCCGCGTCGCTGCTGCGCCGCAACCTGCTGGTGTACGGCCTCGGCGGCGTGCTGCTGCCGTTCCCGTTCATCAAGCTGATCGACATGACGCTCGCCGTGCTCGGCTGGGCCTGA
- the kdpF gene encoding K(+)-transporting ATPase subunit F, which produces MTWMLWLAGASTALLFAYLVFALLRAEDIE; this is translated from the coding sequence ATGACCTGGATGCTTTGGCTGGCGGGCGCCTCGACGGCCCTGCTGTTCGCGTATCTCGTCTTTGCGCTGCTGCGCGCGGAGGACATCGAATGA
- the kdpA gene encoding potassium-transporting ATPase subunit KdpA: MNANNLLQTLLFIVVLLAAAVPCARYLTNVMDGSSRVVRVFGPLERALYRMAGVDAGTEMNWKQYAIATIAFNALGALFLYGLLRLQGFLPGNPQQFGAMTADGAFNTAVSFVTNTNWQDYTPEQTVSYLTQMIGLTVQNFLSAATGIVVVIALIRGFARHTAQTIGNFWVDLTRVTMYVLVPMSVVIAALLMSQGVIQNMKAYQDVPVLQTSTYAAPKLDAQGNPVKDDKGNAVTVPTQLTKQTLAMGPVASQEAIKMLGTNGGGFFNANSAHPYENPTPFANFIQIFAILIIPAALCLVFGRMIGDRRQGIAVLAAMTVAFAVAIGVEVSAEQAGNPTLAALHVDQSASALQPGGNMEGKETRFGIAQTGIFTVATTAASCGAVDTMHDSLTPLGGLVPMLLMQLGEVIYGGVGSGLYGMLVFALLAVFVAGLMIGRTPEYVGKKIESYEMKMVSIVVLLTPLLVLVGTSIAVLADAGKAGIANPGPHGFSEILYAFSSAANNNGSAFAGLTVGTPFYNWMTAIAMWFGRFGTIVPVLAIAGSLAAKKRIAVTSGTLPTHGPLFVVLLLGTVMLVGALTYVPALALGPGVEHLMMWLGA, translated from the coding sequence ATGAACGCGAACAATCTGTTGCAGACGCTGCTGTTCATCGTCGTGCTGCTTGCGGCGGCCGTGCCGTGCGCGCGTTACCTGACGAACGTGATGGACGGCAGTTCGCGCGTCGTGCGCGTGTTCGGGCCGCTCGAGCGCGCGCTGTACCGCATGGCCGGCGTCGACGCCGGCACCGAAATGAACTGGAAGCAGTATGCGATCGCCACGATCGCGTTCAACGCGCTCGGCGCGCTGTTCCTGTACGGTCTGCTGCGCCTGCAGGGCTTCCTGCCCGGCAACCCGCAGCAATTCGGCGCGATGACGGCCGACGGCGCATTCAACACGGCCGTCAGCTTCGTCACCAACACCAACTGGCAGGACTACACGCCCGAGCAGACCGTCAGCTACCTGACGCAGATGATCGGCCTGACCGTGCAGAACTTCCTGTCGGCGGCGACCGGCATCGTCGTCGTGATCGCGCTGATCCGCGGCTTCGCGCGCCACACCGCGCAGACGATCGGCAACTTCTGGGTCGACCTGACGCGCGTGACGATGTACGTGCTCGTGCCGATGTCGGTGGTGATCGCCGCGCTGCTGATGAGCCAGGGCGTGATCCAGAACATGAAGGCGTACCAGGACGTGCCGGTGCTGCAGACGAGCACCTATGCTGCGCCGAAGCTCGACGCGCAGGGCAATCCGGTGAAGGACGACAAGGGTAACGCGGTCACCGTGCCGACGCAGCTGACGAAGCAGACGCTCGCGATGGGCCCGGTCGCGTCGCAGGAAGCGATCAAGATGCTCGGCACCAACGGTGGCGGTTTCTTCAACGCGAACTCCGCGCACCCGTACGAGAATCCGACGCCGTTCGCGAACTTCATCCAGATCTTCGCGATCCTGATCATCCCGGCCGCGCTGTGCCTGGTGTTCGGCCGCATGATCGGTGACCGCCGGCAGGGCATCGCGGTGCTCGCGGCGATGACGGTGGCGTTCGCGGTCGCGATCGGCGTCGAGGTGAGCGCCGAGCAGGCCGGCAACCCGACGCTGGCCGCGTTGCACGTCGACCAGTCGGCGAGCGCGCTGCAGCCGGGCGGCAACATGGAAGGCAAGGAAACGCGCTTCGGGATTGCGCAGACCGGCATCTTCACGGTCGCGACGACGGCCGCGTCGTGCGGCGCGGTCGACACCATGCACGATTCGCTGACGCCGCTCGGCGGTCTCGTACCGATGCTGCTGATGCAGCTCGGCGAGGTGATCTACGGCGGTGTCGGCTCCGGCCTCTACGGGATGCTCGTGTTCGCGCTGCTCGCGGTGTTCGTCGCCGGCCTGATGATCGGCCGCACGCCCGAATACGTCGGCAAGAAGATCGAATCGTACGAGATGAAGATGGTGTCGATCGTCGTGCTGCTCACGCCGCTGCTCGTGCTGGTCGGCACGTCGATCGCCGTGCTGGCTGATGCGGGCAAGGCCGGCATCGCGAACCCTGGCCCGCACGGCTTCTCGGAGATCCTGTACGCGTTCAGCTCGGCCGCGAACAACAACGGCAGCGCATTCGCGGGCCTGACGGTCGGCACGCCGTTCTACAACTGGATGACCGCGATCGCGATGTGGTTCGGCCGCTTCGGCACGATCGTGCCGGTGCTGGCGATCGCCGGCTCGCTCGCCGCGAAGAAGCGCATCGCGGTGACGAGCGGCACGCTGCCGACGCACGGTCCGCTGTTCGTCGTGCTGCTGCTCGGCACCGTGATGCTGGTGGGCGCGCTGACCTACGTGCCGGCGCTCGCGCTCGGCCCCGGCGTCGAGCACCTGATGATGTGGCTGGGCGCGTGA
- the kdpC gene encoding potassium-transporting ATPase subunit KdpC, whose protein sequence is MKTLIRPLVVIFVVLTVVTGLAYPAVMTVFGQAVFPSQANGSLIEKDGKAVGSALIGQQFDAPKYFWGRLSATSPMPYNATGSGGSNLGPLNPSLADQVKARIAALHDAGADMSQPVPVDLVTASASGLDPEITPAAAAYQVARVAKARHLAPDAVAQLVAANTAGRQFGVLGEPRVNVLKLNLALDAAQAAH, encoded by the coding sequence ATGAAAACGTTGATTCGCCCGCTCGTCGTGATCTTTGTCGTGCTGACCGTCGTGACGGGGCTCGCTTACCCGGCCGTGATGACCGTGTTTGGCCAGGCCGTGTTCCCGTCGCAGGCGAACGGCAGCCTGATCGAGAAGGACGGCAAGGCGGTTGGCTCCGCGCTGATCGGCCAGCAGTTCGACGCGCCGAAGTACTTCTGGGGCCGGCTGTCGGCCACGTCGCCGATGCCGTACAACGCGACCGGCTCCGGCGGCTCGAACCTCGGCCCGCTGAACCCGTCGCTCGCCGACCAGGTGAAGGCGCGCATCGCCGCGCTGCACGATGCGGGTGCCGACATGTCGCAGCCCGTGCCGGTCGACCTCGTGACGGCGTCGGCGAGCGGCCTCGATCCGGAGATCACGCCGGCCGCCGCCGCGTACCAGGTCGCGCGCGTCGCGAAGGCGCGCCACCTGGCGCCCGACGCGGTCGCGCAGCTCGTCGCCGCGAACACGGCGGGCCGCCAGTTCGGCGTGCTCGGCGAGCCGCGCGTGAACGTGCTGAAGCTGAACCTCGCGCTCGACGCGGCGCAGGCCGCGCACTGA